The window ATTGAGAACAATTTGAGATTCTAGCAGATGGGGTCGGTTGGCGGCTACGCCCGCAAGAAACTGCCCGGAGGACCCGAACGCTTCTCGGTCCATCCTCGCGGGCGGCGGGTGTGGAAGGCGGCGATCCGTTTGGAGGTCATGTGGGTTCCGCGAGTCTTGACGCTGCGGATCTTGACCTCCGCCAGTTCAAACGTCTGTTGGTGGATTCGCTGACCCTTGCGTTTCTCATACCTGACGTAGAGCGTCTTCGGGTCGTCGGCACTGAAGAACAGGAGCTCCGACCTTTCAGGAATACAGCGGTACTCCTTGTTGAGGATCGCGCCACCAAAGGTGAATCGCTTCAGGTGACTCAGTCCTTCCTCGTCTCTGAAGACCAGCACGAATACACGATCTCGCTCGAGGAGATCACAATGCTGCAAGCCTTCGACGAAGAGTTTCTCGGGGGGCGTCATGACCTTGTACCGGCCGTCGCCGAAGACGACCAACACCTTGTCGAGAGAAGAACAGGTCAGTACCGGTGCCCCTTCGATCCCATGACCGACGTAACCCTTTTCGGCGTCGTGCTGGAGTGTCAGCTCGGACGCCGTCAGATCGCGTTTCTCGATCGTGTCGAAGGACTGGATCTCCGTTCGACGCGGATGGGTTGCGGCGAACTCGCGGATCAGTGAGCGTAGATAACGTTTGGTGTACGGAACGATGGCCTCGAGATGTTTCTCGATGGTGAGAAGTTCCTTCTCGAGATCGCCGATCTCCTTGCGATTCTTGTCCATGTCGTAGCGGGAGATCTTCTTGATCTTGATGCCAAGGAGCATCTCGACATCCTTGCCGGTCACATCGCGACGAAGTTGTTTTCGGAACGCCGATACACCGTCGAGTACGGCCTTCTGCACGGCCGGGTAGGACGTGCACTCTTCGATCCGCTTGTAGACCCGTTCCTCGACGAACAACTGCACCAGGGTCAGATGGTGCAGTCGTGCCAGGCAATCGCGATTACGGGCCTCGAGTTGACGCCGGAGTGTCTTGACCAGCGTTCGGGTGTTGGCCTTGAGGACCTGTTCGAGGTTCATCTCGACGGGTCGCTCTCGATCGATCACGACGATTCGACTGGCCAGCGCCACCTCACACTGGGTGAAGGCGTAGAGCCACTGAATCGTCTTCTCGGGATCCTGGTCTGCCGCCAGGAGGATCTCGATCTCTACGTTCTCCGCGGTGAAATCATTGATCGCCTTTAGCTTGAGCGACTTCTTCTTCGCCGCTGTCTCGATGGAGGCGATCAGCGAGTCGGTGGTTACCGTCGGCGGGACCGAACGGACCACAAGGGCGTCGTCGCCCCGGCGATCGATCCGAGAACGGACCCGTACACGACCGGTGCCATTCTCGTATTCTGCGGCGTCCATCAGGCCGCCCTGGCGGAAGTCGGGGACAACCGTGAATGGTTTCTTGTCGAGAATGGCGATTTGCGCTTCGAGCAGTTCGATGAAGTTGTGTGGGAGGACTCGGGTCGATAGGCCGACGGCGATCCCATCGGCACCCATCATCAACAGCAAGGGCAAGCGAGAGGGGAGCGAGACCGGCTCTTTTCGACGGCCGTCGTAGCTGGGACTGAATTGGGTCAGGTCGTTCTGAAACAGATGGTTTCGGGCGAGATCCGTGAGTCGGCACTCGATGTAGCGAGCCGCCGCCGCAGGATCGCCGGTCAAGACATTGCCGAAGTTTCCCTGACCCTCGATGAGCAGGCCCTTGTTGACCAGGGTCACCAGCGCATCGCCGATACTCGCATCCCCGTGGGGGTGGTATTGCATCGTGTGGCCGACGATATTAGCGACCTTGATGAACTTCCCGTCGTCATTCTCGTGGAGGGAATGAAGGATGCGTCGTTGGACCGGTTTGAGGCCATCGGCGAGATCGGGGATCGCGCGATCGCGAATGACGTACGAGGCGTACCGAATGAAGTTGTCGTCCATCAGACGGCCCAGGGGGCCGTCTTTCAGTCCGCCGCCGTCAAACGTCGCGGCATTCTCCGGTTTATCGAAGAGGCTTCCCTGGCCATCGCTCATGCAGAGGCCTCAACCACCAGATGGTTCATGATGTAGCCGCGGCGTTCCGGCGTGTTCCGTCCCATGTAGAACTGCAGCAGCTTCGGGATCCCCGAATGGTCTCCGACCACGACCGGGGTGAGCCGCATGTCATCGCCGATGAACTGCTTGAATTCGTGGGGAGATATCTCGCCGAGACCCTTGAATCGGGTGATCTCGATTCCGCGGGAGAGCTTCTTGATCGCCGAGTCTCGCTCCTCCTCCGAGTAGCAATAGTGAGTCTCCTTACGGTTCCGCACGCGAAAGAGCGGAGTCTCAAGGATGAACACGTGGCCACCGAGAACGAGGGGTTCGAAGAATCGTAGAAAGAACGTCAAGGCCAGATTGCGGATATGGAGGCCGTCGACGTCGGCATCGGTGGCCAGCACGACCTTGTCATAGCGGAGATTGTCCACGGAGCCTTCGATGTCCAGGGCTCGCATGAGGTTGTATAGCTCGTCGTTCTTGTAGACGGCGTCGCGATTGAGGTCGCAGACGTTCAAGGGCTTGCCCTTCAGCGTGAAAATAGCCTGCGTGTTGACGTCTCGACATTGAACCATGGACCCGGCTGCGGATTGTCCCTCGGCGATGAAGATCATCGACTCTCTATCACGCCGCTTCTTCGCCGAGTCCGTCCGATGGATCTTGCAATCTTTGAGTTGGGGGACACGAATCGACGTCGCGCGAGCCTTCTCGCGGGCGAGCTTCTTGACCGCCTGAAGCTCCTTGCGAATCTTCTGTGTCTCTTCGACCTTCCGTATCAGACGGTCCGCGGAATCCGGGTGCCGATGAAACAGGTCGACGATCGCCTCACGAATCGTCCCCACGAGGCTGCCGCGAATCTCGGTGTTGCCAAGCTTGTTCTTGGTCTGCGATTCGAAGATCGGATCCTTGAGGCGGATTGCGATGGCGCCGACGACGCCATCCCGAACGTCATCGCCGTCAAATCGCTTTCTTGAATAGTCGTTGACGGCCTTCAGGAGACCCTCGCGGAACGCGCTGAGATGGATTCCTCCATCCACCGTGTACTGACCGTTGACAAACGAAAAATAGGACTCGCTGAATCGGTTCGTGTGGGTCAGAGCGATCTCGAGTGTCTTGTCGCGAAAGTGCAGGACCGGGTAAACGGCGTCTCGCTTGACGTCGGCAGAGACCAGGTCTAGAAGCCCACCCTCCGATCGCCACTCCTGGCCGTTGTACTCGATCGTCAAGCCGGCGTTGAGATAGGTGTAAAAACGGATCCGGCGCTGCACCAACTCTTCGTCATATCGCACGTCGCCAAAGATGTCCGCATCCGGCGAGAACGTCACGAGGGTCCCGTTCTCCTCGCCGCGACAGCGACCGCGTTTCTTGCCGGTGATTTCGCCACGCTTGAAAGAGGCCTCGGAGTAGCTCCCGTCACGAACACTCCGAACATGAAACCGCTTAGAGAGCGCGTTGACCGCCTTGGTGCCGACGCCATTCAGCCCGACACTGAACTGAAAGACGTCGTCGTTGTACTTGGCTCCCGTATTGATCTGGGAGACACACTCGACGACCTTGCCGAGCGGAATCCCACGTCCGTGATCCCGAATAGTGACTTCGGTCCCGTCGATGTCGACGCGGATCGTCGTTCCGTAGCCCATGATGAATTCGTCGATGGCGTTGTCGATGACTTCCTTGAGTAGGACGTAGACCCCGTCATCGTAATGTTGGCCATCTCCGATCCGGCCGATGTACATCCCGGTTCGCTTACGGATATGTTCCAGCGAACTCAGCGTCTTGATTTTTGACTCGTCGTAGCGATGACGAGGGCTTGGCGGTGTCGCTTTCGGGCTCACAGGTCTCTTTCCGAGAGGAGGAAGGCCAGCAGGACCCCTCATTGTGAGCAGAGACCGATCTCCATTCAAGCCCAATCCCGCCACGGGGTATAGAGTGGACCGATGCGAACTAGCCGATATCGTCCTCTTCTGCTCTTGGTGCTGCTGACGGTCTGTTTCCCGGGGGCCTCCTCGGATGCGCCGACGGACGAGGGCCGGTGGCCCGGATTCAGGGGTCCCCTGCAGACCGGTGAGGCGCCCGGCGCGGTCCCTCCGTCCGTCTGGAGCGAGACGAAGAATATCCTCTGGAAGCATGCGATTCCCGGCGAGGGGCAGGGGACGCCGGTGGTCTGGGGCGATCGGATCTTCTTGACGACGGCGGTCGACGCCTCACCGCTGGCCTCGGACGGCCAGCGCTCCGTCGAAGAAGCCCACGGCCATCAAGGCGCCCACGATAACGAGGATCCGACCCATCGTCTGGAGTTTCGGGTCTTGGCCCTGAATCGGCACGATGGAGAACTCGTCTGGAGCCGGACGGTTCGGGTGGCGGCACCCCACGCCCCGATCCACGTCAGCGGAAGTTGGGCCTCCCAGTCGCCCGTGACCGACGGTAAGCGGATCTATGCATCGTTCGGGTCGGCGGGTCTGTTCGCGTTATCGATGAGAGGAAAACCGATCTGGGAGCGAGACCTGGGTCCGATGGAGATCCGCCATGCCCACGGGGAGGGCAGTTCGCCGGCACTTCATGGCCAGACGCTCGTCGTCAACCAGGATCACGAGGGCGCATCGATACTGACCGCACTGGACACCCGGAATGGGAAGATCCGTTGGCAGGTGCCACGCGACGAGATAACGTCGTGGTCGACACCAATCATCGTCGAGCAGGACGGTCGTGTTCAGGTGATCGTCGCCGCCACCGGCCGGACACGTGGCTATGCGTTGAAGGACGGCAAGTTGCTATGGGAGGTCTCGGGTCTCTCACGCAACGTGGTCGCGTCGCCCGTGGTGGGGAACGGCGTCGCCGTCGTCGCCAACAGCTACGACACCCGAGCGATGCTGGCCATCGATCTCTCCAGGGCGAACGGCGAACTGGACGGAGGCGAGGCCATACTGTGGACGCGAGATCGCGACACGCCCTATGTGCCCTCTCCGGTTCTCTGGAACGATCGAG is drawn from Acidobacteriota bacterium and contains these coding sequences:
- a CDS encoding DNA topoisomerase IV subunit A — translated: MSDGQGSLFDKPENAATFDGGGLKDGPLGRLMDDNFIRYASYVIRDRAIPDLADGLKPVQRRILHSLHENDDGKFIKVANIVGHTMQYHPHGDASIGDALVTLVNKGLLIEGQGNFGNVLTGDPAAAARYIECRLTDLARNHLFQNDLTQFSPSYDGRRKEPVSLPSRLPLLLMMGADGIAVGLSTRVLPHNFIELLEAQIAILDKKPFTVVPDFRQGGLMDAAEYENGTGRVRVRSRIDRRGDDALVVRSVPPTVTTDSLIASIETAAKKKSLKLKAINDFTAENVEIEILLAADQDPEKTIQWLYAFTQCEVALASRIVVIDRERPVEMNLEQVLKANTRTLVKTLRRQLEARNRDCLARLHHLTLVQLFVEERVYKRIEECTSYPAVQKAVLDGVSAFRKQLRRDVTGKDVEMLLGIKIKKISRYDMDKNRKEIGDLEKELLTIEKHLEAIVPYTKRYLRSLIREFAATHPRRTEIQSFDTIEKRDLTASELTLQHDAEKGYVGHGIEGAPVLTCSSLDKVLVVFGDGRYKVMTPPEKLFVEGLQHCDLLERDRVFVLVFRDEEGLSHLKRFTFGGAILNKEYRCIPERSELLFFSADDPKTLYVRYEKRKGQRIHQQTFELAEVKIRSVKTRGTHMTSKRIAAFHTRRPRGWTEKRSGPPGSFLRA
- a CDS encoding toprim domain-containing protein; its protein translation is MSPKATPPSPRHRYDESKIKTLSSLEHIRKRTGMYIGRIGDGQHYDDGVYVLLKEVIDNAIDEFIMGYGTTIRVDIDGTEVTIRDHGRGIPLGKVVECVSQINTGAKYNDDVFQFSVGLNGVGTKAVNALSKRFHVRSVRDGSYSEASFKRGEITGKKRGRCRGEENGTLVTFSPDADIFGDVRYDEELVQRRIRFYTYLNAGLTIEYNGQEWRSEGGLLDLVSADVKRDAVYPVLHFRDKTLEIALTHTNRFSESYFSFVNGQYTVDGGIHLSAFREGLLKAVNDYSRKRFDGDDVRDGVVGAIAIRLKDPIFESQTKNKLGNTEIRGSLVGTIREAIVDLFHRHPDSADRLIRKVEETQKIRKELQAVKKLAREKARATSIRVPQLKDCKIHRTDSAKKRRDRESMIFIAEGQSAAGSMVQCRDVNTQAIFTLKGKPLNVCDLNRDAVYKNDELYNLMRALDIEGSVDNLRYDKVVLATDADVDGLHIRNLALTFFLRFFEPLVLGGHVFILETPLFRVRNRKETHYCYSEEERDSAIKKLSRGIEITRFKGLGEISPHEFKQFIGDDMRLTPVVVGDHSGIPKLLQFYMGRNTPERRGYIMNHLVVEASA
- a CDS encoding PQQ-binding-like beta-propeller repeat protein, whose amino-acid sequence is MRTSRYRPLLLLVLLTVCFPGASSDAPTDEGRWPGFRGPLQTGEAPGAVPPSVWSETKNILWKHAIPGEGQGTPVVWGDRIFLTTAVDASPLASDGQRSVEEAHGHQGAHDNEDPTHRLEFRVLALNRHDGELVWSRTVRVAAPHAPIHVSGSWASQSPVTDGKRIYASFGSAGLFALSMRGKPIWERDLGPMEIRHAHGEGSSPALHGQTLVVNQDHEGASILTALDTRNGKIRWQVPRDEITSWSTPIIVEQDGRVQVIVAATGRTRGYALKDGKLLWEVSGLSRNVVASPVVGNGVAVVANSYDTRAMLAIDLSRANGELDGGEAILWTRDRDTPYVPSPVLWNDRVCFVKHYQGILTCLDLRHGTPLLGPSRIPGIRNLYASPIVAAGRLYVVSLEGVTSVVSADGDALESVSVNRLDDSFAASPVAVGRTLYLRGERSLYAIRDGKAGTTIATE